A portion of the Mytilus galloprovincialis chromosome 12, xbMytGall1.hap1.1, whole genome shotgun sequence genome contains these proteins:
- the LOC143053396 gene encoding splicing factor 3B subunit 6-like, with protein MALSRKGGNVRLPPEVNRILYIRNLPYKITAEEMYDIFGKYGAIRQIRVGNTPDTKGTAFVVYEDIFDAKNACDHLSGFNVCNRYLVVLYYQANKAFKKTDDVKKQEEITKMKQKYGLTTPERK; from the exons ATGGCATTGAGCAGAAAAGGGGgaaat GTCCGGCTTCCGCCTGAGGTTAACAGGATCCTGTATATCAGAAATCTGCCCTACAAGATAACAGCTGAAGAAATGTATGATATTTTTGGAAAGTATGGTGCTATACGACAAATAAGAGT AGGAAACACCCCAGATACAAAAGGAACAGCATTTGTAGTGTATGAAGATATATTTGATGCTAAGAACGCCTGTGATCATTTGTCAGGATTTAATGTCTGTAACAGATATTTGGTGGTGTTATATTATCAAGCTAACAAA GCTTTCAAGAAGACAGATGATGTAAAGAAACAGGAGGAAATCacaaaaatgaaacagaaatatgGACTTACAACGCCAGAACGGAAATAG